In Allomuricauda ruestringensis DSM 13258, the following proteins share a genomic window:
- a CDS encoding type IX secretion system membrane protein PorP/SprF, which produces MKLKNKSHSNKKFYWLLTMLVIACIHATYAQQDPQYTQYLYNTQIVNPAYTGSREMLSFGILGRMQWVDIDGAPRTGTLTVSSPIGALDNMGLGLSIVYDQIGPATESNANVDYSYSIHLDRHDVSKLSFGLKAGMDVLDVDYTKLTIHNPYDPHFQNTVDNKIQPQIGAGMYYHTQKFYAGFSVPNFLNSKHFDESSLENEELQSIAIERLHYFFIIGYVFDLGPNLKFKPAGLTKFVSGAPFQWDMSANFLINEKFTLGASYRWNSSISALAGFQISQSIFIGLAYDYDSTTIKDYNNGSYEAVIRFDILNRLDKVLTPRFF; this is translated from the coding sequence ATGAAGCTCAAAAATAAGTCGCATTCAAACAAAAAGTTCTATTGGTTATTGACGATGCTTGTTATTGCCTGCATTCATGCAACTTATGCCCAACAAGACCCGCAATACACACAATACCTGTATAATACCCAAATTGTGAACCCCGCCTACACAGGTTCTAGGGAAATGTTGAGTTTTGGGATTTTGGGGCGTATGCAATGGGTAGATATAGATGGGGCTCCGCGAACAGGTACACTTACTGTAAGTTCACCCATAGGAGCATTGGACAATATGGGGCTTGGGCTATCCATCGTATATGATCAGATAGGTCCGGCCACCGAATCCAATGCCAATGTGGACTATTCATATTCAATTCATCTTGATCGGCATGATGTGAGCAAGCTTTCTTTTGGTTTAAAAGCTGGAATGGATGTATTGGATGTTGATTATACCAAATTGACCATCCATAATCCCTATGACCCTCATTTCCAAAACACTGTAGATAATAAAATTCAACCCCAAATCGGAGCTGGAATGTATTACCACACTCAAAAATTCTATGCAGGATTTTCTGTCCCCAATTTTCTTAATTCAAAACATTTTGATGAATCCTCGTTGGAGAATGAAGAATTGCAGAGCATAGCCATAGAACGTTTGCACTACTTTTTTATAATAGGATATGTTTTTGACCTTGGTCCCAACCTAAAGTTCAAACCTGCAGGCTTGACCAAGTTTGTAAGCGGGGCGCCGTTTCAATGGGATATGTCCGCCAATTTTTTGATCAATGAGAAATTTACCCTCGGGGCTTCCTATCGGTGGAATTCATCAATCAGCGCCTTAGCGGGGTTTCAAATCTCTCAGTCTATATTTATTGGATTGGCTTATGACTATGATTCAACTACAATAAAGGATTATAACAATGGCTCTTATGAAGCCGTGATTCGCTTTGATATACTAAACAGACTGGACAAAGTCCTAACCCCAAGATTCTTTTAA
- a CDS encoding gliding motility-associated C-terminal domain-containing protein, which produces MSNNPDYSTAHKSETYAAGIALVKSGTVVGGCDAIEFTYTVTNESTLGEVLENVVVSDPIFGDLAGPDSGDDNNNTFLDPGETWIYVANHNITQTDINNGQVVGQANVNADVQGQPGVTVMDLSDDDSPLEDDTTIIDLSSCPNISVIKKGTALDGIEGNPGCNLILYNFTVNNEGGVPLENVVLDDPLLGGEVDGPFMGDDNDDGILDIDETWLYSGPYITTQTDKDNEQVVNQATVIANVQGDPGAVVSDLSDDDSPSEDDPTVIDLPSCQSNISVIKTGAALDGIEGNPGCNLILYNFAVNNEGDVPLENVVLDDPLLGGEVDGPFMGDDNDDGILDIDETWLYSGPYITTQADKDNQQVVNQATVSANVQGDPGAVVSDLSDDDSPFEDDPTVIDLPSCQISPTNLGMIKEGTLVDIDQDGCIDSILYTFTVTNTGSSDLEQITLEDDLFGGEIPGPVEGTDDGNDGMLSAGETWSYEALYGITQADIDQGSVINQATVNGLPVGQDVPVSDLSDDDSLEEDEPTRTPVPDDVCPNDPADMGMIKEAELVDIDQDGCIDSILYTFTVTNTGSSDLEQITLEDDLFGGEISGPVEGTDDGNDGILSSGETWTYQALYAITQADIDQGSVINQATVNGIPVGMNLPVFDLSDDDSLIEDEPTRTPVPDDACPDNPVDMGLIKEGTLTDIDQDGCIDSILYTFIVTNTGETDLGQIVLEDELFGGEIPGPVAGTDEGDDGILSVDETWTYQALYAITQADIDQGSVINQATVNGILAGLDLPVFDLSDDDSLEENGVTRTLVPDDACPDDGDGTPLFGIAIIKTGVGQDVDFDGCDDSIEYNFSVTNSGSTNLESIVLTDDMLGEEINGPLTSEATEDGILQPGEEWIYTATYNLTQEDISGIFVENQATVTANLINTDITIFDNSDNDSYLENEITSINVSSFCEFTGGGSGFEIFNGITPNGDGSNDFFRIQGIENYPDNNVKIFNRWGVLVYQTDSYGQGNNLFYGIPEGRATLQKEGKLPSGTYFYILTFTSEDNPGEESYSGYLYINRN; this is translated from the coding sequence ATGTCAAATAACCCCGATTACAGCACTGCCCATAAGAGTGAAACCTATGCAGCTGGAATAGCTCTTGTGAAATCAGGAACAGTAGTTGGAGGATGTGACGCTATTGAATTTACATACACCGTAACAAACGAAAGTACACTTGGTGAGGTTTTGGAAAATGTAGTTGTTTCCGATCCTATTTTTGGTGATTTGGCAGGACCTGACTCCGGAGATGACAACAACAACACGTTTCTTGATCCAGGAGAAACATGGATTTATGTGGCCAACCACAACATAACCCAAACAGATATCAACAATGGACAAGTTGTTGGTCAGGCAAATGTGAATGCTGATGTTCAAGGACAACCAGGCGTAACAGTAATGGATCTTTCAGATGATGACAGCCCACTGGAAGACGATACCACAATTATAGACCTTTCTTCTTGCCCCAATATTTCAGTAATTAAAAAAGGTACCGCTTTGGATGGTATAGAGGGCAATCCGGGATGTAACCTTATTCTGTATAATTTCACCGTGAACAACGAGGGAGGCGTACCATTGGAAAATGTAGTCTTGGATGACCCATTGCTCGGAGGTGAGGTAGACGGACCCTTTATGGGCGATGACAATGACGATGGCATTCTTGATATTGACGAGACATGGCTATATTCAGGGCCGTATATTACTACACAGACAGACAAGGACAACGAACAGGTTGTTAATCAGGCGACTGTGATCGCAAATGTGCAAGGAGACCCAGGGGCAGTTGTATCAGATCTTTCTGATGATGACAGCCCATCTGAGGATGACCCAACTGTTATAGACCTTCCTTCTTGCCAATCAAACATCTCAGTAATTAAAACAGGTGCTGCTTTGGATGGTATTGAAGGCAATCCGGGATGTAACCTTATTCTATACAACTTCGCTGTGAACAACGAAGGAGATGTACCGTTGGAAAATGTAGTCTTGGATGATCCATTGCTCGGAGGTGAAGTGGATGGACCCTTTATGGGCGATGACAATGACGATGGTATTCTTGATATTGACGAGACATGGCTATACTCAGGACCATATATTACTACACAGGCAGACAAGGACAATCAACAGGTTGTTAATCAAGCTACTGTGAGCGCAAATGTGCAAGGAGACCCAGGGGCAGTTGTATCAGATCTTTCTGATGATGACAGCCCATTTGAGGATGATCCAACTGTTATAGACCTTCCTTCTTGTCAAATATCTCCAACAAATCTTGGAATGATCAAAGAGGGAACGCTCGTCGACATTGATCAGGACGGCTGCATTGACAGCATTCTGTACACCTTCACCGTGACCAATACGGGCAGTTCGGACCTAGAGCAGATTACACTCGAGGATGACCTCTTCGGAGGTGAAATACCAGGTCCTGTAGAAGGAACGGATGATGGCAATGATGGTATGCTGTCAGCCGGAGAAACCTGGAGCTACGAGGCCCTGTATGGCATTACACAAGCGGATATAGATCAGGGCTCTGTGATAAACCAGGCCACTGTGAATGGTCTACCTGTTGGACAGGATGTGCCAGTATCCGATTTATCAGATGATGATAGTCTTGAAGAGGACGAACCCACCAGAACCCCTGTACCGGATGATGTGTGCCCCAATGACCCTGCTGATATGGGAATGATCAAGGAGGCCGAGCTTGTGGACATTGATCAAGATGGCTGTATTGATAGCATTCTGTATACCTTCACCGTGACCAATACAGGAAGTTCTGACCTAGAGCAGATTACACTCGAGGACGACCTTTTCGGAGGTGAAATCTCTGGCCCTGTGGAAGGAACGGACGATGGCAATGACGGCATACTGTCCTCTGGAGAAACTTGGACCTATCAGGCACTTTATGCTATCACTCAGGCAGATATAGACCAAGGCTCAGTCATAAACCAGGCGACGGTCAACGGAATTCCTGTGGGAATGAATCTTCCTGTCTTTGACCTTTCCGACGACGACAGTCTGATTGAGGACGAACCCACCAGGACACCCGTTCCTGATGATGCATGTCCTGATAACCCGGTCGACATGGGGCTTATCAAAGAGGGTACCCTTACCGATATCGACCAAGACGGCTGCATTGATAGCATTTTGTACACATTTATCGTAACAAATACAGGAGAAACAGACCTGGGGCAGATAGTACTGGAAGATGAACTTTTCGGGGGCGAGATTCCCGGGCCCGTGGCAGGAACCGACGAAGGGGACGACGGCATACTCTCCGTAGATGAAACATGGACCTATCAGGCACTCTATGCTATCACTCAGGCGGACATTGACCAAGGTTCGGTCATAAACCAAGCAACTGTTAATGGAATACTTGCTGGGCTGGACCTACCAGTATTCGACCTCTCTGACGATGATAGCCTTGAAGAAAATGGGGTTACCAGAACTCTTGTTCCAGATGATGCTTGCCCAGATGATGGAGACGGCACACCATTGTTCGGCATAGCTATCATAAAAACAGGTGTTGGTCAAGATGTGGACTTCGATGGCTGTGATGATAGTATCGAGTATAACTTTTCCGTAACAAATTCAGGAAGTACCAATCTAGAAAGCATTGTGCTGACCGATGATATGTTGGGTGAAGAAATAAATGGACCTTTAACGAGTGAGGCAACCGAAGATGGCATTCTTCAACCAGGAGAGGAATGGATTTATACGGCCACCTATAATCTTACCCAAGAAGATATCAGTGGCATATTTGTGGAAAATCAAGCTACCGTCACTGCAAATTTGATCAATACTGATATTACCATTTTCGACAATTCCGATAATGATAGCTATCTGGAAAATGAAATCACATCCATAAACGTGTCTAGCTTCTGCGAATTTACCGGAGGAGGCTCTGGCTTCGAAATCTTCAACGGAATAACACCAAATGGTGATGGTTCAAATGATTTCTTCAGAATACAAGGCATTGAAAACTACCCAGATAACAATGTGAAGATTTTTAATCGTTGGGGCGTATTGGTATATCAAACAGATAGCTATGGACAAGGAAACAACCTGTTCTACGGTATTCCCGAAGGAAGGGCAACTTTGCAAAAAGAAGGAAAACTTCCAAGCGGCACCTATTTCTACATACTGACCTTTACAAGTGAAGACAACCCAGGTGAAGAAAGCTACTCTGGATACCTCTACATCAATAGGAACTAA
- a CDS encoding OmpA family protein: MKRRIIIHVLSVFLLVGSAFAQENKIKKADEEFDSYDYIDARKIYLSVVEDGYKSAQVFEKLGDTYYFNSEYKEASKWYGKLVENFPDEVEPEYYFRAAQTLKSVGKYEESKVMMEKFIASSNGSVLAQNQMNNWQSFEELTNSKNKMFKVTNITSNMSGSDFGPSFYGDKIVFASSSINTQGSKVHDWNGLPYLDLFEAEIGEDGNLKNVKNLEGDINSPYHESSAVFTKDGKTAYFTRNNYIDGKKKRGKKRLVSLKIYKATKNNNGTWGNVQELPFNDDSYSVAHPALDQEETRLYFSSNMEGTLGESDIWYVDILENGNYGKPINLGPIINTEQRETFPFISDNNRLFFSSDGHVGLGGLDVFRASYNGEKGFEAIQNIGQPINSNQDDFGFIVKENEKIGYLSSNREGSNGSSSDDIYLITRNCKPVIYGAITDVNTGEPLDGSIVYLIDRDNKVVSQQVTEANGNYQFEENMDCDKQYVVRASNDEKEYQPQEKLVMTPEGSMMLQVDLALTPPDCPVNDLGCRLDLQPIYFDFDKHNIRPDAEVELAKILQAMKEYPQLAIHIESHTDSRGDDNYNMQLSERRAKSTLEWLVDKGIDRNRLSSKGYGESQLLNECSNGVNCSEEQHQLNRRSMFIIKN, from the coding sequence ATGAAAAGAAGAATAATTATACATGTACTTTCAGTCTTTTTATTGGTCGGGAGCGCATTTGCACAAGAAAATAAAATCAAAAAAGCGGATGAAGAATTTGATAGCTATGACTATATAGATGCCCGAAAAATTTATTTGAGTGTAGTAGAGGATGGTTACAAATCCGCACAAGTGTTTGAGAAATTGGGGGATACCTATTATTTCAACAGCGAATATAAAGAAGCTAGCAAATGGTACGGAAAACTAGTTGAGAACTTTCCTGATGAAGTAGAGCCAGAATATTATTTCAGGGCAGCACAAACACTTAAAAGTGTTGGAAAGTATGAAGAATCCAAGGTTATGATGGAAAAATTCATCGCTTCATCAAACGGTTCCGTCTTGGCCCAAAATCAAATGAACAATTGGCAGTCCTTCGAAGAGCTTACCAACTCAAAAAATAAAATGTTTAAAGTAACCAATATTACCTCCAATATGTCCGGGTCGGACTTTGGTCCATCTTTTTACGGGGATAAGATTGTATTTGCTTCATCATCCATTAATACCCAGGGCAGCAAAGTACATGACTGGAACGGTCTCCCCTATTTGGACCTTTTTGAAGCTGAAATTGGTGAAGATGGAAATTTAAAAAATGTGAAAAACTTGGAAGGGGACATCAACTCTCCTTACCATGAATCATCGGCAGTTTTCACCAAAGATGGTAAAACCGCCTACTTTACACGGAACAATTATATTGATGGTAAAAAGAAAAGAGGCAAAAAAAGATTGGTAAGCTTAAAAATTTACAAAGCCACTAAAAATAATAATGGAACCTGGGGCAATGTACAAGAATTACCTTTCAACGACGACTCCTATTCCGTGGCCCACCCCGCCTTGGATCAAGAGGAAACCCGACTGTATTTTTCATCCAACATGGAAGGGACTTTAGGCGAATCCGATATTTGGTATGTGGATATTCTAGAAAATGGAAACTACGGAAAGCCGATTAATCTAGGGCCCATCATTAACACCGAGCAACGAGAAACCTTTCCATTTATAAGTGATAATAATAGGCTCTTCTTTTCAAGTGATGGTCATGTAGGACTCGGAGGCTTAGATGTTTTCAGGGCCTCTTATAATGGTGAAAAAGGCTTTGAAGCAATCCAAAATATTGGGCAACCCATCAATTCAAATCAAGATGATTTCGGCTTTATTGTAAAAGAAAATGAAAAAATAGGATACCTCTCTTCCAACAGAGAAGGAAGTAATGGCAGTAGCTCAGATGATATCTATCTTATTACCAGAAACTGTAAACCTGTTATATATGGAGCCATTACCGATGTAAACACAGGGGAACCGTTGGATGGTTCCATCGTATACCTTATAGACAGAGACAACAAAGTAGTATCTCAACAGGTCACCGAAGCCAATGGAAACTATCAATTCGAGGAAAATATGGATTGTGATAAGCAATACGTAGTTAGGGCATCCAACGACGAAAAGGAATACCAACCCCAAGAAAAATTAGTAATGACACCTGAAGGCTCCATGATGCTGCAGGTAGACCTAGCCCTTACCCCACCCGATTGCCCCGTTAACGATTTGGGGTGCCGATTGGACCTACAACCCATCTATTTTGATTTTGATAAACACAACATACGACCCGATGCAGAAGTAGAATTGGCTAAAATACTGCAGGCCATGAAAGAATATCCCCAATTGGCAATCCATATAGAGTCCCACACAGACTCCAGAGGAGATGATAACTACAACATGCAATTATCCGAAAGAAGGGCAAAATCCACCCTAGAATGGTTAGTTGACAAGGGAATCGATCGAAACAGACTATCCTCTAAAGGGTATGGAGAGTCCCAATTATTAAATGAGTGTTCCAATGGGGTAAACTGTTCAGAAGAGCAGCACCAACTCAATAGAAGGTCCATGTTCATCATTAAAAATTAA
- a CDS encoding OmpA family protein, with amino-acid sequence MYPKTILKILMAVLMVSTINAQKSVVKKANEDFDAYNYIDAREIYLNIVEDGYESPQVLKKLGDTYYFNSEYAEAVKWYKRLMEKHPNDVDPIYYYRASQSFKSIGEYHTSKKMMGKFAGLSANTEIAKNFMKDYPALDSLVGIKSSTYEVDNITGLLTSSDFAPSFYGDKIVYASSSTNTEGDKIHNWTGLPYLDLFEADIDEDWRLSNPKPLEGDINTPYHESNAVFTKDGKTVYFTRNNYSDGRKKKSRKKLISLKIYKATKTENGTWTNIEELPFNNDSYSAAHPALSPDEKRLYFSSDMEGTHGDSDIWYVDILEGGTYGTPVNLGPEINTETREGFPFIGKNNNLYFSSDGHLGLGGLDIFVVSLEPDGEFKEVTNLKQPINSNKDDFGFILDEEKKIGYLASNRDGDGGSSSDDIYRVWESCGIMVIQGAISDSKTGKTLVGVTVKLLNKNNNVITETTTDESGNYVFKGVVDCSKKYTVHAEYKDYTATDKSTVTPRGTHTVQMDMELTPPECPVDDLGCRLTLEPIYFDYGKHTIRSDSEVELAKILQAMKQYPELSIHIESHTDSRSSDRFNLRLSERRAQATLNWFVKQGIDRSRLSAKGYGETQLLNECSNGVNCSEEQHQLNRRSMFIIKD; translated from the coding sequence ATGTACCCAAAAACTATTCTAAAGATTTTAATGGCAGTTTTAATGGTATCAACCATAAATGCCCAAAAAAGTGTCGTTAAAAAGGCTAACGAGGATTTTGATGCCTATAATTATATCGATGCCAGGGAAATTTATTTAAATATTGTAGAGGATGGCTATGAATCCCCACAAGTTTTAAAAAAACTGGGAGACACCTATTATTTTAACAGTGAATATGCCGAGGCCGTAAAATGGTACAAACGGCTCATGGAAAAACACCCCAACGATGTTGACCCCATCTACTATTATCGAGCCTCACAAAGTTTTAAAAGTATTGGAGAATACCATACCTCCAAAAAAATGATGGGCAAGTTCGCCGGGTTGTCCGCCAATACGGAAATTGCAAAGAACTTCATGAAAGATTACCCTGCCTTGGACAGTTTGGTCGGTATCAAGTCCAGCACTTACGAAGTGGACAATATAACCGGGCTATTGACAAGTTCTGATTTTGCACCTTCTTTTTACGGAGATAAAATTGTGTATGCTTCATCATCCACCAATACAGAGGGTGATAAAATACACAATTGGACAGGTTTGCCCTACCTTGATCTTTTTGAAGCGGATATAGACGAAGATTGGAGATTATCGAACCCCAAACCTCTTGAAGGTGACATCAACACTCCTTACCATGAATCTAATGCGGTATTTACCAAGGATGGGAAAACAGTTTACTTTACCCGTAACAATTATAGTGATGGCCGAAAAAAGAAAAGCCGAAAAAAGCTTATCAGCCTAAAAATTTACAAGGCCACTAAAACGGAAAATGGTACATGGACGAACATCGAGGAGCTCCCCTTTAACAACGATTCCTATTCCGCAGCGCACCCAGCCCTGAGTCCAGATGAAAAGCGCTTGTATTTTTCTTCCGATATGGAAGGTACACATGGAGATTCCGATATTTGGTATGTGGATATATTGGAAGGTGGAACCTATGGTACACCTGTTAATTTAGGTCCTGAAATAAATACAGAAACACGGGAGGGTTTTCCTTTTATAGGCAAAAATAACAACCTATACTTTTCGAGTGATGGGCACCTTGGCCTTGGTGGCCTCGATATTTTTGTGGTCTCCTTGGAACCCGATGGTGAATTTAAGGAGGTTACTAACTTAAAACAGCCCATAAATTCCAATAAGGACGATTTTGGATTCATTCTGGATGAAGAAAAGAAGATTGGGTATCTGGCCTCAAACCGAGATGGGGACGGCGGCAGCAGTTCCGACGACATTTACCGGGTTTGGGAAAGCTGTGGCATCATGGTTATCCAAGGGGCCATTTCTGACTCCAAAACAGGTAAAACCTTGGTCGGTGTCACGGTAAAACTACTGAACAAGAACAATAATGTAATAACCGAAACAACAACCGACGAGAGTGGCAACTATGTGTTTAAAGGTGTTGTGGATTGCAGTAAAAAATATACGGTGCATGCAGAATATAAAGATTACACAGCGACTGATAAAAGTACCGTGACCCCTAGGGGAACCCATACCGTTCAAATGGATATGGAACTCACACCACCCGAGTGTCCCGTCGATGATCTGGGATGCAGACTTACCCTTGAACCCATTTATTTTGATTATGGGAAGCATACCATTCGCTCCGATTCTGAAGTGGAGCTGGCCAAGATTTTACAGGCCATGAAACAATATCCAGAACTTTCCATTCATATTGAATCCCACACAGATTCCAGATCAAGTGATAGGTTTAATCTGAGATTATCTGAAAGACGTGCCCAAGCCACATTGAATTGGTTCGTTAAACAAGGCATTGACCGCAGCAGACTATCAGCCAAGGGTTATGGAGAAACACAATTGTTGAACGAGTGTTCCAATGGGGTAAACTGTTCAGAAGAGCAGCACCAACTCAATAGAAGGTCCATGTTCATCATTAAAGACTGA
- a CDS encoding type IX secretion system membrane protein PorP/SprF, protein MIHLKTYRNYCLSLSVFLFALYTSTAQQDPQYTQYMYNTQVVNPAYAGSREVLSFGLLGRTQWVSLEGSPETGTFTVNSPIGLYDNMGLGLSIVHDRIGPAMESNVVVDYSYSVFLSNASKLSFGLKAGLDMLDVDYSRLNIYDETDAYFQTNVDNKLQPQIGAGLYLNTDRFYAGLSVPNFLNSKHYDESSLENVEKNDIAIERLHYFFITGYVFDLNENLKFKPATMVKYVSGSPLQWDLSANFLINEKFTVGASYRWSASVSALAGFQISKSIFAGVAYDYQSTNIEQYSDGSYEVFLRFDIFNKSDRVVNPRFF, encoded by the coding sequence ATGATACATCTTAAAACATATAGAAACTACTGCTTATCCTTATCAGTATTTCTATTCGCCCTGTACACTTCTACGGCACAACAAGACCCTCAATACACGCAATATATGTACAATACCCAAGTTGTGAACCCCGCTTATGCAGGGTCCAGAGAAGTGTTAAGCTTCGGTCTGCTGGGACGAACACAATGGGTAAGCTTGGAGGGTTCTCCAGAAACGGGCACATTTACGGTAAACTCCCCCATTGGATTATATGATAATATGGGACTTGGGCTGTCCATCGTTCACGACAGGATTGGTCCAGCAATGGAATCCAATGTGGTTGTGGACTATTCGTATTCGGTATTTCTATCCAATGCCAGTAAGTTGTCATTTGGACTGAAGGCCGGATTGGACATGCTGGATGTGGATTACAGCAGATTGAACATCTATGATGAAACCGACGCCTATTTTCAAACGAATGTGGACAACAAACTACAACCCCAAATTGGAGCAGGACTTTACCTAAACACAGATAGATTTTATGCTGGGCTATCCGTTCCCAACTTTCTGAATTCCAAACACTATGATGAAAGCTCTTTGGAGAATGTAGAGAAGAACGATATAGCCATTGAGCGTTTACACTATTTCTTTATAACAGGTTATGTGTTCGATTTGAACGAAAATTTAAAGTTTAAACCTGCCACAATGGTAAAATATGTGAGTGGTTCCCCCTTGCAATGGGACCTTTCCGCTAACTTTTTGATCAATGAGAAATTTACAGTCGGGGCTTCCTATAGATGGAGTGCCTCCGTTAGTGCCCTTGCCGGATTTCAAATATCAAAATCAATTTTTGCAGGTGTGGCCTACGATTACCAGTCCACCAACATAGAACAATATAGCGATGGTTCTTACGAAGTGTTTCTTCGTTTCGACATTTTCAACAAATCAGATAGGGTAGTAAACCCACGATTCTTTTAA